The Toxoplasma gondii ME49 chromosome III, whole genome shotgun sequence genome includes a window with the following:
- a CDS encoding CAM Kinase family, incomplete catalytic triad (encoded by transcript TGME49_253940~Gene product name based on ToxoDB Community Expert Annotation.), with the protein MGASSSRARKAFSAVSSSSFNASDRLQCCLPVCVCPNGKCRRRARREERAPTERGLPDELSRNGSSRCRSRLKRNVRRKYVIGKVVGNGAFGQVRECMDRQTGEIFAIKVMTKGGRDRGAWSASEMFRREVMLLSSLSHPNIIRLVDAYEDRHHLYYVMEKCDGGELFEHIVRRKHFDEHDASRLCRQMLLALEYLHGFNIVHRDVKAENFLFHSKSFDAYLILIDFGMSVRVRPDETLSEVCGSPHYLAPELLRRQYACPADMWALGVLVFLMLYGRYPYDGHTTSRIVRDILYKPIDFRSHHIRPSSLAICFIRGLLEPDPSKRLTAQEALQHRWILDGDAEARREKEEARIPIEIVRSAHRKVTAGKPVPIVEEEERRSKKESLLLRLQHPLSMATALHNVGNSPLRGVRGDRRRIGDSEQAKRSGKAGVNRYWHKGGWQKKPRMPEYSRQHKRFATTPSRMQRFDQDAVADILRDASLRLMANKSSSLGISEDVSRLASVSGSRESASDWVVSRKSLSMRQETPDWERLSEAASATEGTVALQLQEEALPVATQPIQQSSLSP; encoded by the exons ATGGGGGCGTCCAGTtcgcgagcgaggaaggcatTCTCCgccgtgtcttcttcctctttcaaCGCCTCCGACAGGCTTCAGTGCTGTCTGCCGGTGTGCGTTTGCCCAAACGGGAAGTGCAGGCGCCgcgcaagaagagaggagagagctccgacggagagaggcctTCCAGACGAGCTCAGTCGCAACGGCTCCTCCCGCTGTCGCTCGAGGCTGAAACGCAACGTTAGAAGGAAATACGTGATCGGCAAAGTTGTGGGTAACGGCGCCTTTGGCCAG GTTAGAGAATGCATGGACAGACAAACAGGTGAAATCTTCGCCATAAAAGTCATGACAAAGGGGGGACGCGACCGCGGAGCCTGGAGTGCCTCGGAGATGTTCAGAAGAGAA GTGAtgctcctttcgtctctctcgcaccCGAATATAATCCGTCTCGTCGACGCGTACGAGGACAGACACCACCTTTACTACGTCATGGAAAAATGCGACGGAGGCGAATTGTTCGAGCATATCGTGAGGCGGAAACATTTCGATGAACATGACGCAAGTCGGCTCTGCAG GCAAATGTTGTTGGCTTTGGAGTATTTGCATGGGTTTAACATTGTTCACCGTGACGTTAAGGCAGAGAACTTCTTGTTCCACTCTAAGTCGTTTGATGCTTATCTCATTCTCATTGACTTCGGCATGTCGGTCAGAGTCCGCCCAGACGAAACGCTTTCAGAG GTTTGCGGCTCGCCGCATTACCTCGCCCCCGAGCTGCTGCGCCGTCAGTACGCCTGCCCAGCTGACATGTGGGCGCTGggcgttctcgtcttcctcatgCTGTACGGCAGATATCCCTACGATGGACACACCACAAGCAGAATTGTGCGGGATATTCTTTACAAGCCCATTGA TTTCCGTTCGCATCACATTCGGCCCTCGTCCCTCGCCATTTGCTTCATCAGAGGCCTCCTGGAGCCTGACCCAAGCAAGCGGCTGACGGCGCAGGAGGCGCTGCAACACCG GTGGATTCTCGAtggagacgcggaagcgcggcgggagaaggaagaagctcGGATTCCGATTGAGATTGTTCGGTCTGCACATCGAAAG GTAACTGCGGGGAAGCCGGTGCCGAttgtcgaggaagaagagagacgctcgaagaaggagtctctgcttctccgacTTCAGCACCCCCTGAGCATGGCGACGGCGCTCCACAATGTGGGGAACAGTCCTCTTCGGGGCgtgcgaggagacagaaggagaatcggagacagcgagcaaGCGAAACGAAGCGGCAAAGCAGGCGTGAACCGATACTGGCACAAAGGTGGCTGGCAGAAGAAGCCACGAATGCCGGAGTATTCGAGACAACACAAACGGTTCGCGACGACGCCaagtcgcatgcagagattcGACCAAGACGCGGTTGCAGACATTCTCAG GGACGCGTCTTTACGACTCATGGCGAACAAGAGCAGCAGCTTGGGCATCTCTGAGGAcgtttctcgcctcgcgAGCGTGTCAGGCTCCCGAGAGTCAGCGTCGGACTGGGTGGTGTCTCGGAAGTCTTTGTCGatgagacaggagacgcccGACTGGGAACGCCTTTCGGAAGCTGCAAGCGCGACAGAGGGAACTGTGGCTCTCCAGCTGCAGGAAGAGGCTCTTCCCGTTGCAACACAGCCCATTCAacagtcttctctctccccgtga
- a CDS encoding protein fam50a, putative (encoded by transcript TGME49_253950), which translates to MSNLGESGNAVLQTIQASEGGRALRLLRQRQEMRERMRAAKEKIESKGLKRNLTFGGSAADRLEEQFKKETVGLITAKDFRDKRAKLEEQIRVEQRSLFPQKFQEKRRLEMRLAPSKLSFGEEADEVLVQVLEERDRQSKREEVLAAREKLRASPAPVTAASALGERDAKGEERREGDSCESAEPGVSRLLRAQVKAGCASDAAPAEAEKTGSEEGDASLFRRSRVKIERQDEEKSERDESTERSDREKPDGSLFRKRRIGKDPTIDTDFLPDEERDAQILAERKRLIEEYHRLEDEAKKEPLWITYSFWDGTGHRRRTCVRKGSSILEFLDQARKELEKEFIELRGIGAIDLMYIKEDLILPHSLTFYDLIKTKARGKSGPLFNFSVHEDVRMTNDSRVEKEDSHAGKVVERKWFERNKHIFPASRWEVFNPNKTYETYTVHGGVHKWKGVSNSEIRDAVI; encoded by the exons ATGTCGAACTTGGGAGAGAGTGGAAACGCCGTCCTCCAGACGATTCAGGCGTCTGAGGGCGGCCGGGCTCTGCGGCTGCTCAGACAGCGTCAGGAGATGCGGGAGCGCATGCGCgcggcgaaagagaaaatcgAGTCCAAAGGTCTCAAGCGAAACCTCACGTTCGGCGGCTCTGCTGCAGATCGTCTAGAGGAACAGTTCAAGAAGGAGACTGTGGGTCTCATCACCGCGAAGGACTTCAGAGACAAGCGCGCGAAACTCGAGGAGCAAATCCGCGTCGAGCAGAGGAGTCTCTTTCCCCA GAAGTTCCAGGAAAAGCGTCGACTGGAGATGCGCCTGGCGCCGAGTAAGTTGTCTTtcggcgaggaagcagacgaagtCCTTGTGCAGGTTCTGGAggagcgagacagacagtcgaaacgcgaagaggtcctcgcagcgagagaaaagctgcGCGCGAGTCCAGCACCCGTGACGGCCGCCAGTGCTcttggagagagagacgcaaaaggCGAGGAGCGACGCGAGGGTGACAGTTGCGAGAGCGCCGAGCCTGGGGTGTCTAGACTTCTCAGGGCGCAGGTGAAGGCCGGCTGCGCGAGCGACGCCGCTcccgcagaagcagagaaaacaggcagcgaggaaggagacgcgtctctcttcagaaGGAGTCGAGTGAAGATCGAAAggcaagacgaagagaagagcgagcgagacgagtcgacagaaagaagcgaccgAGAGAAACCTGATGGAAGTCTTTTCAGAAAACGCCGAATCGGGAAGGACCCGACCATCGACACAGATTTCCTGCCG gacgaagagagagacgctcaGATTCTTGCGGAGCGAAAGCGCCTCATCGAAGAGTATCATCGTTTGGAGGACGAGGCCAAGA AGGAGCCTCTCTGGATCACTTACTCCTTCTGGGATGGAACGGGGCACCGGCGACGCACTTGCGTGAGGAAAGGAAGTTCGATTTTGGAGTTCTTGGACCAGGCGCGaaaagaactggagaaggaaTTCATCGAACTTCGAGGGATCGGAGCGATCGACTTGATGTACATCAAGGAAGACCTCATTCTCCCTCAC aGCTTGACGTTTTACGACTTGATCaagacgaaggcgcgagGGAAGAGTGGACCTCTCTTCAACTTCAGCGTCCACGAGGACGTCCGAATGACCAATGACAGCAGAGTGGAAAAAGAGGATTCGCATGCAGGCAAAGTCGTGGAACGCAAATGGTTCGAGCGCAACAAACATATTTTTCCGGCTTCCAGATGGGAGGTG TTCAATCCGAACAAGACCTACGAGACCTACACTGTCCACGGCGGCGTGCACAAGTGGAAGGGTGTCTCGAATAGCGAAATTCGTGACGCCGTCATCTGA